TTTTTTGCTCTAACTGTTACACCATTGCAGCAGCATTCGCCTGCTGGACCGTATTTGCATGGCTTCAGAGGAGCTGCGCACTTAGGTGGGCAATCTTCTGGGCATGGAGGTGGGCATGGTGGCGCACAAACAGGCTTGCAAGGGGCTGGCGCACATGGAGGAGCGCAAACAGGTTTGCAAGGTTGTGGTGCTGGTCTGCATGGCTCTGGGCATGGAGGAGCACAAACAGGTTTGCATGGTGGAGGGCATAAAGGTTTGCATGGCTCAGCGCATGGAGGCGGACATGCTGGTCTGCATGGCTCTGCACATGGAGGTGGGCATGGTGGCGCACATGGAGGAGCGCAAACAGGCTTGCATGGCGGAGGACATACGGGTTTGCAAGGCTCTGGACAAGGCTTGCATGGTGGAGGACAGACGGGCTTGCAAGGCTCGCAGATCGGCTCGCAAGGCTCGCAACAATCGTCACTGTAACGGCCAGAACCGGAACAGCCTGTCCAAAGCAGTGCCGAAACACCTAAAAAAATCAACGAGGCTAATATTCCTAGTTGTTTTCTCATTAAAGACTCCTTGTGTTAAGGTCTTGGTTGTACGAAGATTTTATAGATAATTCTCTTTGACTTTTAATCTTTTGGCTAGTATGGTTACATGCCCTATACATCTCATGAATGGCTTAACGAAGGGAACTGCAGATTTTTTAAGACACTTCTTAGCTTCTCATTATTCCACTCATGACTCGTATTTGATTGCGAAACAGTTAGCAGGTGTCATGTTCGCTTGAATACTTCGCATTCACATAGGACTCATCAGTTGTCTAATGTGAGCTAGCGTCCGACTCTCCCCATCACACAGGTCTTCTTGCTGCTTCTTATGAAGGCAAGTTGGATTTGCTAGGCAGAGGAACATTACGTTCCCCCGCTTTTAGGTTTCGCATGCTATGGCATGCAAATTGCATATTAATAGCAGCAGTTGTTGTCGTAGTATCTTGGCTCACACTTAGGTGGACAGCAAGGCTTTGGACAGCATGGTCTTGGTTCGCAGCAACGTGGCTTTGGCGCGCATGGCTCACAGCAATCGTTTTGATCGCAGCAGCAGCTTGTTAAAGAAAGAACGAGGGCTGCCATAAAACCGAAACCTAAAAATTTTCTCATACAATACTCCTGTTAATTTTAGAGTTTAAAGGATAACTATTCATTTTCATTTCTAGTTTACCTCTTTCTAGATCGACCTTTCTCCTCATGCAGCACATGTTGATCAGGAGTCGATTAACAAAAAAGGATTTAACTCCTTTACATAACCCTTAGGAAATAATTCTTCCAGAAGATTTTTTTTATCAAGTTAAGTTTTTGAATAAAAAAATGTTTAAGATCTTAATGACCAATATGATATGAAATGCTTAGAGGAGAGAAAAAATTTTAAATAAAATTTAGTGAAAAAAACTTGAATTAAAAGATGAATTAGATTTTAAGTCGGCCTTGCCAGCCTAATTTTTCGCGAAGAGTTGAAAAGTACTCGTGACGAGATAAATTGACTAAGCAGAAGTCGTTTGAGGAGCGAGTAATTGTAAAAATCTCATTTGTAGATAAACTAAAACTAGATATGCCATCATAAGAGATTTCAACAGGCAAATGTGAGCTTATATATTTCACCTGAATATCTTTTCTTGGCATAAGGACAATAGGGCGATTAGAAATTGTGTGAGGGCAAATGGGGGTCAGAATAAATGCTTCGAGTTCCGGAGTGAGAATAGGGCCGCCGGCAGCTAAGGAGTAAGCTGTCGATCCGCTTGGAGTTGAAATAATGATTCCATCGGCAGAAAAAGTATTGAGATAAACCCCATCGACATAGATAGCCAGATCGATCAAGCAGGGGTTTTGCGCTCGATGAATGACGACTTCATTTACAGCAAAACAGGTGTTGCCTGTGGTGGATTGCCCTTCCATCATAAGGCGGTTCTGCAAGCTATAGCGGCCGTCTAAAAGGTCTTGCAAGCTTGGATAAATGTCGTCGATA
Above is a window of Candidatus Protochlamydia phocaeensis DNA encoding:
- a CDS encoding NAD(+)/NADH kinase → MIIALFPNESKAPSLGIAADICQFFYAKGIQVVAEDRHAATIGATPLSQVEENKITFRISLGGDGTILRLIHRHANLRAPLLGINLGSLGFLADIPIDDIYPSLQDLLDGRYSLQNRLMMEGQSTTGNTCFAVNEVVIHRAQNPCLIDLAIYVDGVYLNTFSADGIIISTPSGSTAYSLAAGGPILTPELEAFILTPICPHTISNRPIVLMPRKDIQVKYISSHLPVEISYDGISSFSLSTNEIFTITRSSNDFCLVNLSRHEYFSTLREKLGWQGRLKI